GATGGTTTATTTAGCAGGTTTAACCCATTGTATGCGATCAAAGATCAAATGAGAGAACTAGCAATATTTTCACATTTACCTGCTCTGGTCCCAGTTGGCAGCAAACAGCGCTAGAATTTTCCTACCACAGTGATCTGGCTGTGACAACACTCCTGGAAAGCCGTCTATCAGAGCCCGCTTGATGCCAGGGTCGTCAGGCTTGAAGTTTTTGAAcatgtccaggttttgctgccgATACTGGAAATACTGAGCGAGCAGTTTGAAGGCCTCGAAATGGTTAAACTTCCTCGCTCTGAGAAAGCGCAGGATGAAGGCATCGTCCGTCCGCAGGAAGCCGATGTCCGGCCGCGTTATGATCAGGTCTCTGACATGCTGGATATCCTGCTGCAAGGCTTCACGGCTCTCATTCAGTTCCAAGCGAGATTTCTCGATGATCTCAGCACTGAGGCCGGATTGCAGATGGGTCATTTTGGCAACAGCACCTGGAGCAGCCGAGGCTTCGCTCCGGATCTGTGGCAGTCCCTTTAGCAATATTCAGACTTCACCATCACAGAGAGTGAGCGCAGTCCCCATGATACAATTCCCCAGTGTGGTACCAGCTCACTCAACATCGCATTCCATCTTTCATCCAAAACCTGTTGCTCAAGACAAGCCACATGACTGACTTTCTGAAACATAGATGTGTGTAAAAGAGAGAGGTCCATTAGCCAAAGTGTGCACCTTCACCTGGTCCCCCACCCTGTCACTGCCCCACTCTaccaaataggagaaagtgaggactgcagatcagagttgaaaaatgtgttgctggaaaagcgcagcaggtcaggcagcatccgaggagcaggagaatcgacgtttcgggcataagcccttcttcaggaatgaggaaagtgtgccaagcaggctaagataaaaggtagggaggagggacttgggggaggggctttgggaatgcgataggtggagggaggttaaggtgagggtgataggccggtgAGGCCACTCTACCAAATCCCGACTCCTGCCCACTTGTGGGGTAACATGTCTGAGCAGCTTCATTACAAATTATCCCATTTACTCCATCTCACTGCCTCCACTCAGCTACACGATAATATGGACCTCAGGAAAAACGCTGGAAGCGCTGATCAGGAATGATGAGTCTGTTGAAGAACTGTCCTTTCCTGTCGCTTCTGCTGAAGGGTTTAAGTGAAAATGATCATTCTGGATCAATTCCTTGGGAGAGGGCTGACCTTGGGCTGTACCCCTGAAGGGCCCTGCTGGT
The genomic region above belongs to Chiloscyllium plagiosum isolate BGI_BamShark_2017 unplaced genomic scaffold, ASM401019v2 scaf_87688, whole genome shotgun sequence and contains:
- the LOC122546131 gene encoding clavesin-1-like, whose protein sequence is MTHLQSGLSAEIIEKSRLELNESREALQQDIQHVRDLIITRPDIGFLRTDDAFILRFLRARKFNHFEAFKLLAQYFQYRQQNLDMFKNFKPDDPGIKRALIDGFPGVLSQPDHCGRKILALFAANWDQS